CTAGCCCGCCCAAGATTCCCCGAAACCTCGCTTGGTCAGTCATCGCGCTACCGCCTACTGCGCCGAGCCCTCGTCGGACTCACGCGCTTGCTCGGCAGCTTCACCCCATCGGCGAAGCATTTGGCCGCGAACGTTAATTTTTCGTCAGTCGCGGCTCGTAAGGACAATGCGACTTCGTCCCAGGTCGCAGGCCGAACGGAACGCCTTTGGTCCATTGCCCAGTCATAAAGTCCGGGGTAGCCCTTTTGTGTGAGCAGGATGTCTGCAATTCGAGCACTAGTAGTCATAAGGACAGCGGACTACTATTTTTAGTAATCTCGCACCATCTTAAATACAAATTGGTAACGATGCAGTTAGCGCCCACCCTGAGGGTATGTTGACACTGAATCAGGTAGGAATCATAAAGCAAACGGTAGACGAACGAATTTCTGCGGCCACTCGCGCACTGGTAGCACTCCACGGCATGAGGAACGCCGACCTAGCAGATGTGCTTGGCATCGGGCAGAACTCTGTGTTTATGAAGTTGCGCGGCGACTCACCTTGGAAGGCGGCTGAGGTGGCACTGGTGGCGGAATACTTCGGTGTGCCGATCTCTATCATTTTCGATGGGATGGCTGCCGTTAACAATGAAGAAGCCCCCGCTCTTCCGAGCGGGGGCTTCCGTGTCGTGCGCCATCAGGGACTCGAACCCCGGACCCACTGGTTAAGAGTGTGTGGGCGCGTGTTGCTCATCCTTGCTGCGTTCCCTGTGGCCTTGGTGGTGTTGTGTGTGTTTGCGGGGCGCGACTGAGGGGTAGCAAGGTTCCGCAGCGTTGCGGGCTGGCATCGTGTGGGTGAGGGGCGGTCTCCTTTTGCGCATGGGTCTTGTGCGGGCGGCGTATAGATTTGTTGAATAGGCGCAGGATCAAGCATACGACTCATCGAAGTGAATCGCGGACTGTACAGCGTTGTACATTAGGCGTGAACGGATCGAGCACAGTACGCGGGATGGGAGGTTTAGTGATGAGCACTGAGCGGGTGTTCTATCGAGATGTGAAACCGTATGCGGTTCCAGTAAAACTTGAGGAGCTTCATGGACCGCATGACGGCTGTGTTGACCTTCCTATTTCCGTCCGTTGGCTCTCAGATCGTTTCGGTGTGAACATTGAGGATCGTGTTGAGCGGCGCATGGCGTACTCAGCGCTGTTGGCTGAGGGCACGATGCAGGACATTAGTGGTCTGGTAAACCGTGACAGGTTGTGTGAGTCGTGGGGAGAGTTGCGGCTTGACCAACGTGTGAGGGACATGTGGGAGGAACGGTTCAGTGAACTCGCGGCAGGAGCGCTTTAGTCACGCTCTCCAGTTCGAGGTTGCCCACACGTGCTTGGAAGCTATCGGTCGTACGGGTGGTTTTGCCCTTGCTGGGTCGGGAGCTA
The window above is part of the Dermabacter vaginalis genome. Proteins encoded here:
- a CDS encoding helix-turn-helix domain-containing protein — protein: MRNADLADVLGIGQNSVFMKLRGDSPWKAAEVALVAEYFGVPISIIFDGMAAVNNEEAPALPSGGFRVVRHQGLEPRTHWLRVCGRVLLILAAFPVALVVLCVFAGRD